A genomic segment from Streptosporangium roseum DSM 43021 encodes:
- a CDS encoding amino acid ABC transporter ATP-binding protein produces MSLLTIEGVWKNYHGHSVLRGVDLSVEAHEVVCLIGASGSGKSTLLRCVNLLETVDDGVIYLDGDEITDVRVDADEARRRMGIVFQAFNLFPHMTVLDNITLAPRKVHRVGRGQAEKEARELLARFGLADKAGAYPDRLSGGQQQRVAIIRALATRPSLMLLDEVTSALDPALVKEVLEIIRELKAGGMTMILTTHEMGFCREIADTVCFLDGGVLLERGTPEQIFTDPREPRTREFLRSVLDSRRL; encoded by the coding sequence ATGAGCCTGCTGACCATCGAGGGCGTCTGGAAGAACTACCACGGCCACAGCGTGCTGCGCGGTGTCGACCTGTCGGTCGAGGCGCACGAGGTGGTCTGCCTGATCGGCGCCTCCGGCTCGGGCAAGTCCACGCTGCTGCGCTGCGTGAACCTGCTGGAGACCGTGGACGACGGTGTGATCTACCTGGACGGCGACGAGATCACCGACGTCCGGGTCGACGCCGACGAGGCGCGCAGGCGCATGGGCATCGTGTTCCAGGCCTTCAACCTCTTCCCGCACATGACCGTGCTGGACAACATCACGCTGGCCCCGCGCAAGGTGCACAGGGTCGGCCGCGGACAGGCCGAGAAGGAGGCCCGCGAGCTGCTGGCCAGGTTCGGCCTGGCGGACAAGGCCGGGGCCTACCCCGACCGGCTCTCCGGCGGTCAGCAGCAGCGCGTCGCCATCATCCGGGCCCTCGCCACCCGGCCCAGCCTGATGCTGCTGGACGAGGTCACCTCGGCGCTGGACCCGGCCCTGGTCAAGGAGGTGCTTGAGATCATCCGGGAGCTCAAGGCGGGCGGGATGACCATGATCCTGACCACCCACGAGATGGGCTTCTGCCGGGAGATCGCCGACACCGTCTGCTTCCTGGACGGCGGAGTGCTCCTGGAACGCGGCACCCCCGAGCAGATCTTCACCGATCCCCGGGAGCCCCGGACCCGGGAGTTCCTGCGGAGCGTGCTCGACAGCCGGCGGCTGTAG
- a CDS encoding amino acid ABC transporter permease, which yields MTAHAAWVKSERQAERERLRRQRSIRSSSIATASTILLIVLLVWLFTNSPGWPRVQETFFNPEQFVKALPDVLSGFLLNIKIFLIAEPLILIVGLLVALARNLKAPVFFPLRALAVAYTDVFRGVPTILVIYLVGFGLPALGLQGMPTDLATLGVIALTLSYGAYVAEVFRAGIDSVHPSQWAAARSLGLSHGRTMRYVVVPQAARRVVPPLLNDFVSLQKDTALVATIGPLEALRQAQIHAASTFNYTPYLAAALLFILLTIPMARFTDYLAARSQRRRGQ from the coding sequence GTGACGGCCCACGCGGCCTGGGTGAAGAGCGAGCGGCAGGCGGAGCGGGAGCGACTCCGAAGGCAGAGGTCGATCCGGTCGAGTTCGATCGCGACCGCCTCGACGATCCTGCTGATCGTCCTGCTCGTCTGGCTCTTCACCAACTCGCCCGGCTGGCCCCGGGTCCAGGAGACGTTCTTCAACCCCGAGCAGTTCGTGAAGGCGCTGCCGGACGTTCTGAGCGGCTTCCTGCTGAACATCAAGATCTTCCTGATCGCCGAGCCGCTGATCCTGATCGTGGGCCTGCTGGTCGCGCTGGCGCGCAACCTCAAGGCACCGGTGTTCTTCCCGCTGCGTGCCCTCGCGGTGGCCTACACCGATGTCTTCCGCGGCGTGCCCACGATCCTGGTCATCTACCTCGTCGGCTTCGGCCTGCCCGCGCTCGGCCTGCAGGGCATGCCGACGGATCTGGCGACGCTGGGCGTCATCGCGCTCACCCTGTCCTACGGGGCCTACGTGGCGGAGGTGTTCCGGGCGGGCATCGACTCGGTGCATCCGAGCCAGTGGGCCGCGGCCCGCTCCCTCGGGCTGAGCCACGGCAGGACCATGCGGTACGTGGTGGTGCCGCAGGCCGCGCGCCGGGTGGTGCCGCCGCTGCTCAACGACTTCGTCTCGCTGCAGAAGGACACCGCGCTGGTCGCCACGATCGGCCCGCTGGAGGCCCTGCGCCAGGCGCAGATCCACGCCGCCAGCACCTTCAACTACACGCCCTATCTGGCGGCGGCGCTGCTGTTCATCCTGCTCACCATCCCCATGGCCCGCTTCACCGACTACCTGGCGGCCCGCTCGCAGCGGCGGCGGGGCCAGTGA
- a CDS encoding ABC transporter substrate-binding protein, which yields MVRPSMLLALGALAVAAVACAPASETAVKAAPSAPATCAKDQLTLKTPGKLTIGTDKPAYEPWFKDDDPANGKGFESAVAHAVAKQLGFESGEVAWATVKFDTAFAPGAKQFDFDLNQVSVTPDRAKVVDFSKGYYTVKQAVVALDGSKAASATDLAALKDAKIGVQVGTTSLQAVKDVIKPAAEPNVYNEQIDAVNALKNKQVDAVVVDLPTAFYVTAAQVENSKIVGQFGAASGTPEVFGAVFEKGSPLVGCVNEAIDKLTSSGELAKIETEWLGSAAGAPELK from the coding sequence ATGGTCCGTCCTTCGATGCTGCTCGCGCTCGGCGCCCTCGCGGTGGCCGCCGTAGCATGTGCGCCGGCCTCGGAAACGGCGGTCAAGGCAGCCCCCTCCGCCCCGGCCACCTGCGCCAAGGACCAGCTCACGCTGAAGACCCCGGGCAAGCTGACCATCGGCACCGACAAGCCCGCCTACGAGCCGTGGTTCAAGGACGACGACCCGGCCAACGGCAAGGGCTTCGAGAGCGCGGTGGCCCACGCCGTCGCCAAGCAGCTCGGCTTCGAGAGCGGCGAGGTGGCCTGGGCCACGGTGAAGTTCGACACCGCGTTCGCCCCCGGCGCCAAGCAGTTCGACTTCGACCTCAACCAGGTCTCCGTGACCCCTGACCGGGCCAAGGTCGTCGACTTCAGCAAGGGCTACTACACGGTCAAGCAGGCCGTGGTCGCGCTGGACGGCTCCAAGGCCGCCTCCGCGACGGACCTGGCCGCCCTCAAGGACGCCAAGATCGGCGTGCAGGTCGGCACCACCTCGCTGCAGGCGGTCAAGGACGTCATCAAGCCGGCGGCCGAGCCGAACGTCTACAACGAGCAGATCGACGCGGTGAACGCGCTGAAGAACAAGCAGGTCGACGCGGTGGTGGTGGACCTGCCCACCGCCTTCTACGTGACCGCCGCCCAGGTCGAGAACTCCAAGATCGTCGGCCAGTTCGGCGCCGCCTCCGGCACGCCCGAGGTCTTCGGCGCGGTCTTCGAGAAGGGCAGCCCGCTGGTGGGCTGCGTGAACGAGGCGATCGACAAGCTGACCTCCTCCGGCGAGCTCGCCAAGATCGAGACCGAATGGCTCGGCTCGGCCGCGGGTGCCCCGGAGCTGAAGTGA
- the rplI gene encoding 50S ribosomal protein L9 has product MKLILTSEVTGLGAPGDIVEVKSGYGRNYLLPRGFAILWTRGGEKQISSIKKARDAREIRDLGTAQEVAGQLKSLKVVLKTKAGDSGRLFGSITTGDVADAVKAAGGPLLDRRRIEIAPAIKSLGSHRVSVKLHPEVSAALDIEVVAA; this is encoded by the coding sequence ATGAAGCTCATTCTCACCAGTGAGGTCACCGGCCTCGGCGCCCCCGGCGACATCGTCGAGGTCAAGAGCGGCTACGGCCGCAACTACCTGCTCCCCCGCGGCTTCGCGATCCTGTGGACGCGCGGCGGCGAGAAGCAGATCTCCTCGATCAAGAAGGCTCGCGACGCCCGCGAGATCCGCGACCTGGGCACCGCCCAGGAGGTCGCGGGCCAGCTCAAGTCCCTGAAGGTGGTCCTGAAGACGAAGGCCGGCGACTCCGGCCGTCTCTTCGGCTCCATCACCACGGGCGACGTCGCCGATGCCGTCAAGGCCGCCGGCGGCCCCCTGCTCGACCGCCGTCGCATCGAGATCGCGCCCGCGATCAAGAGCCTCGGCTCCCACCGGGTCAGCGTCAAGCTGCACCCGGAGGTCTCCGCGGCCCTCGACATCGAGGTTGTCGCGGCCTGA
- the rpsR gene encoding 30S ribosomal protein S18, protein MAKPALRKPKKKVCLFCHDKISYVDYKDTALLRKFISDRGKIRARRVTGNCTQHQRDVATAIKNAREMALLPYMSTAR, encoded by the coding sequence ATGGCCAAGCCGGCACTGCGCAAGCCTAAGAAGAAGGTTTGCCTGTTCTGCCATGACAAGATCTCCTACGTCGACTACAAGGACACGGCGCTGCTTCGGAAGTTCATCTCCGACCGCGGCAAGATCCGTGCCCGCCGGGTGACGGGCAACTGCACCCAGCACCAGCGTGACGTGGCGACCGCTATCAAGAACGCTCGTGAGATGGCGCTCCTGCCGTACATGAGCACCGCGCGCTAA
- a CDS encoding single-stranded DNA-binding protein, whose translation MAAGDTTITIVGNLVDDPELRFTPTGQAVARFRIASTPRFLDKTTNEWKDGEGLFLTCNVWRQAAENVAESLQRGMRVIVQGRLRQRSYETKEGEKRTVYEVEVDEVGPSLKNATAKVNKTARQGGGGGGFGGGPANDPWASAAPAAPQGGGFGGGNNYGGGGGGGGNFGGGQQQGGGNFGGGDFSDEPPF comes from the coding sequence ATGGCAGCAGGCGACACCACCATCACCATCGTCGGCAACCTCGTCGACGATCCGGAGCTGCGGTTCACCCCTACGGGGCAGGCTGTGGCCCGGTTCCGCATCGCATCCACTCCGCGGTTTCTGGACAAGACGACCAACGAGTGGAAAGACGGCGAAGGCCTCTTCCTGACCTGCAACGTCTGGCGACAGGCGGCGGAGAACGTCGCCGAGAGCCTCCAGCGCGGCATGCGGGTCATCGTTCAGGGACGGCTCCGCCAGCGGTCTTACGAGACCAAGGAAGGCGAGAAGCGCACCGTCTACGAGGTCGAGGTCGACGAGGTCGGCCCCTCCCTGAAGAACGCGACCGCCAAGGTCAACAAGACCGCCCGTCAGGGCGGCGGTGGCGGCGGCTTCGGCGGCGGCCCGGCCAACGACCCGTGGGCCTCCGCGGCGCCCGCCGCCCCCCAGGGCGGCGGATTCGGCGGCGGTAACAACTACGGCGGCGGTGGCGGTGGCGGCGGCAACTTCGGTGGCGGCCAGCAGCAGGGTGGCGGCAACTTCGGTGGCGGCGACTTCAGCGACGAACCGCCCTTCTAG
- the rpsF gene encoding 30S ribosomal protein S6, with protein MRRYEMMVILDPSLDERTVAPSLDQFLTVVRNDGGSVEKVDVWGRRRLSYDIDKKPEGIYAVIDLTAEPATVKELDRQMNLNEGILRTKVLRPDVH; from the coding sequence ATGCGTCGTTACGAAATGATGGTCATTCTCGACCCTTCGCTCGATGAGCGTACGGTGGCCCCTTCCCTCGACCAGTTCCTCACGGTCGTCCGCAATGACGGCGGCAGCGTGGAGAAGGTCGACGTGTGGGGTCGTCGTCGGCTGTCCTACGACATCGACAAGAAGCCCGAGGGCATCTACGCCGTCATCGACCTGACCGCTGAGCCCGCCACGGTCAAGGAGCTCGACCGGCAGATGAACCTCAACGAGGGCATCCTGCGGACCAAGGTCCTCCGTCCGGACGTGCACTAA
- a CDS encoding deoxyribonuclease IV has translation MPRIGAHVDQDDPLTHARARDAEVAQFFLGDPQGWKGPVIGEKTPEIRDSGVDVYIHAPYVINVATANNRIRIPSRKLLSSNLAAAAELGAKGLIVHGGHVGAGDDPQKGFDNWRKVFERLEEHEVPVLIENTAGGGNAMARKLERIARLWDALDGFDVGFCLDTCHAHAAGEELADVVERIMAITGRIDLVHCNDSRDAAGSGADRHANLGAGRIDTELILSVCRSAGAPIVVETPFEGQAEDISLLRKSL, from the coding sequence ATGCCGCGTATCGGAGCCCATGTCGACCAGGACGACCCGCTGACCCACGCCAGGGCGCGCGACGCCGAGGTCGCGCAGTTCTTCCTCGGCGACCCGCAGGGCTGGAAGGGCCCGGTCATCGGCGAGAAGACCCCGGAGATCAGGGACTCCGGCGTGGACGTCTACATCCACGCGCCCTACGTGATCAACGTGGCCACCGCCAACAACCGGATCCGCATCCCCAGCCGCAAGCTGCTGAGCTCCAACCTCGCCGCGGCGGCCGAGCTGGGCGCCAAGGGCCTGATCGTCCACGGCGGCCACGTCGGCGCCGGCGACGACCCGCAGAAGGGCTTCGACAACTGGCGCAAGGTGTTCGAGCGCCTGGAGGAGCACGAGGTCCCGGTGCTCATCGAGAACACCGCGGGAGGCGGCAACGCGATGGCCCGCAAGCTGGAGCGCATCGCCCGGCTGTGGGACGCCCTCGACGGCTTCGACGTGGGTTTCTGTCTGGACACCTGCCACGCGCACGCGGCCGGTGAGGAACTGGCCGACGTGGTCGAGCGGATCATGGCCATCACCGGCCGGATCGACCTGGTCCACTGCAACGACTCGCGCGACGCCGCGGGGTCCGGTGCCGACCGGCACGCCAACCTCGGCGCGGGCCGGATCGACACCGAGCTGATCCTCTCGGTCTGCCGGAGCGCCGGGGCGCCGATCGTGGTGGAGACGCCGTTCGAGGGCCAGGCCGAGGACATCTCTCTCCTCAGAAAGAGCCTCTGA
- a CDS encoding mannosyltransferase family protein gives MTTPLEPPRDTAMEALTLWLSSRLGIVVLAVVGAGAMSGGDTVAPFLERWKHWDTQLLITIAEHGYGGDPAAAEPDKGLPAFFPGMPLTLRAVHTFVGDWTLAGLLISFVAGAVAMVALARLAEFEGPPGAGWRAVLALLLWPMSVFLFTGYSEALFLAFAIPAWLAARQGRWSLAAGLAAGASCMRITGLFLALALIVEFFTRRQAVRQAAWLVLPFVPLVLYSAYHYSLSGDWLAWKHAQEAGWGRHLVWPWESLITTWNSAMGEGRFAWAFRLEIAGAVVGIGLVLVLLYLRRWSEFVYVGLQVGALICSAYYLSIPRSALLWWPLFLLIARTGTPGARWRQWVILVYALVVGPLMVLNTLTFMDGAWVG, from the coding sequence ATGACCACCCCCCTGGAACCTCCGCGCGACACCGCGATGGAGGCGTTGACGCTCTGGCTGAGCTCCCGGTTGGGAATCGTCGTCCTCGCGGTCGTGGGGGCCGGGGCCATGTCGGGGGGAGATACCGTTGCGCCGTTCCTGGAGCGCTGGAAGCACTGGGACACCCAGCTCCTCATCACCATCGCCGAGCACGGCTACGGCGGCGACCCCGCCGCCGCCGAGCCGGACAAGGGGCTGCCCGCGTTCTTCCCCGGCATGCCGCTGACGCTCCGCGCGGTGCACACGTTCGTGGGCGACTGGACGCTCGCCGGGCTGCTCATCTCCTTCGTGGCGGGCGCCGTCGCGATGGTGGCGCTGGCCAGGCTCGCCGAGTTCGAGGGACCGCCGGGAGCCGGGTGGCGCGCGGTGCTGGCGCTGCTGCTCTGGCCGATGTCGGTGTTCCTGTTCACCGGCTACAGCGAGGCGCTGTTCCTGGCCTTCGCGATCCCGGCCTGGCTGGCGGCGCGCCAGGGGCGCTGGTCACTGGCCGCCGGTCTCGCGGCGGGGGCCTCCTGCATGCGGATCACCGGCCTGTTCCTGGCCCTCGCCCTGATCGTGGAGTTCTTCACCCGGCGGCAGGCCGTACGGCAGGCGGCGTGGCTGGTGCTGCCGTTCGTGCCGCTGGTGCTCTACTCCGCCTACCACTACAGCCTCAGCGGCGACTGGCTGGCGTGGAAGCACGCACAGGAGGCCGGGTGGGGGCGGCACCTGGTGTGGCCGTGGGAGTCGCTGATCACGACGTGGAACTCGGCCATGGGGGAGGGAAGGTTCGCCTGGGCGTTCCGGCTGGAGATCGCCGGGGCGGTCGTCGGGATCGGGCTCGTGCTGGTCCTGCTCTACCTGCGGCGATGGAGCGAGTTCGTCTACGTGGGTCTCCAGGTGGGCGCCCTGATCTGCTCCGCCTACTACCTGTCGATCCCGCGCTCGGCGCTGCTGTGGTGGCCGCTGTTCCTGCTCATCGCGCGGACGGGCACCCCGGGCGCGCGCTGGAGACAGTGGGTGATCCTCGTCTACGCGCTGGTGGTCGGCCCGTTGATGGTGCTCAACACGCTGACTTTCATGGATGGTGCCTGGGTGGGGTGA
- a CDS encoding glycosyltransferase family 87 protein, producing MKSLQSPLNTVSGLGTRAVPYIPLALFAGLGALLSYLWKWPCRFGGAWNHGTLQFTNFCYTDIYPLWWNEKLNEGKVPYFDYPVEYPVGIGGIMEFFRRIVTPMSDPGTAFYDLTVILMALCLVVGVLLMAALAGPARRWDALWYALAPALILTAYINWDLAANALALGALLAWSKRRQWLAGVLLGLAIATKFYPLMFLGPLFLLTLRTGKWVPFLKTVGGAAGIWLLVNVPIMLTAFDGWKRFYVFSQERPADWGSIWYFFNQKQWPILGDADRLDTLGILALGAFCLAIAVLTVTARTRPRLMQLCFLTLAAFMLTNKVWSPQYVLWLIPFAVLSRPNWKAIALWQVAECWYFFAIWLYLVGIQPGNEALGISGDTYFTAVWGRAITILIMMALVVRDILKPDKDVIRQAGIDDQAGGVFDGAPDRFRIALS from the coding sequence ATGAAGAGCCTCCAGTCGCCGCTGAACACGGTGTCCGGCCTCGGGACGCGCGCGGTCCCGTACATCCCCCTGGCCCTGTTCGCGGGGCTGGGGGCGCTGCTCTCCTACCTGTGGAAGTGGCCCTGCCGCTTCGGCGGGGCGTGGAACCACGGGACCCTGCAGTTCACGAACTTCTGTTACACCGACATCTATCCGCTGTGGTGGAACGAGAAGCTCAACGAGGGCAAGGTCCCCTACTTCGACTACCCGGTCGAATACCCCGTCGGCATCGGCGGGATCATGGAGTTCTTCCGCCGCATCGTCACGCCCATGAGCGATCCCGGGACGGCGTTCTACGACCTGACCGTGATCCTGATGGCCCTCTGCCTGGTCGTCGGCGTGCTGCTGATGGCCGCGCTGGCCGGACCGGCCCGGCGCTGGGACGCGCTCTGGTACGCCCTCGCCCCCGCGCTGATCCTCACCGCCTACATCAACTGGGACCTGGCCGCCAACGCCCTGGCGCTGGGCGCGCTGCTCGCCTGGTCCAAGCGGCGGCAGTGGCTGGCGGGCGTCCTGCTCGGCCTGGCGATCGCCACGAAGTTCTACCCGCTGATGTTCCTGGGCCCGCTGTTCCTGCTGACGCTGCGCACCGGCAAGTGGGTGCCGTTCCTCAAGACGGTCGGCGGCGCGGCCGGGATCTGGCTCCTCGTCAACGTGCCGATCATGCTGACCGCCTTCGACGGGTGGAAGCGGTTCTACGTCTTCAGCCAGGAGCGCCCGGCCGACTGGGGCTCGATCTGGTACTTCTTCAACCAGAAGCAGTGGCCGATCCTCGGCGACGCCGACCGGCTCGACACGCTGGGCATCCTCGCGCTGGGCGCCTTCTGCCTGGCGATCGCGGTGCTCACGGTGACCGCCCGGACCCGGCCCCGGCTGATGCAGCTGTGCTTCCTCACCCTGGCCGCGTTCATGCTGACCAACAAGGTGTGGTCGCCGCAGTACGTGCTCTGGCTGATCCCCTTCGCGGTGCTGTCCCGGCCCAACTGGAAGGCGATCGCGCTCTGGCAGGTCGCCGAGTGCTGGTACTTCTTCGCGATCTGGCTCTACCTGGTCGGCATCCAGCCCGGCAACGAGGCGCTGGGCATCTCCGGCGACACCTACTTCACCGCCGTGTGGGGCCGGGCGATCACCATCCTGATCATGATGGCCCTCGTCGTGCGCGACATCCTCAAGCCGGACAAGGACGTGATCCGGCAGGCCGGGATCGACGATCAGGCCGGCGGCGTCTTCGACGGGGCCCCCGACCGGTTCCGCATCGCGCTCTCCTGA
- a CDS encoding transglycosylase domain-containing protein, protein MRRRDPDPAPGRRPEAAFEDTQAMLAAQARSERSPGSGPGGRSRRGRAGRAVAAEDTVVSGGPGGPGGPGGRGGRGPGGRGPGDGDGDDEPDSRGWKRFVPSWKIVLASFTVVTAGVFGMIAVGYANTPVPSATDKQDSVDDQGSVIYYSDKTPLARLGVKRTLVTIDKIPRHVQDAVIAAENRSFREDNGIDFKGMARSLWSTVSGEQVQGASTITQQMARNYYDGLSQERSIQRKVKEIFVAIKLDKEISKEEILTQYLNTIYFGRGAHGIQAAAQAFFNKDVDKLTPEMAAYLAGRIQNPDAFDRAENAKNLASTQERYDYVIKGMAQIDPAKYGSLPAKSPTAPKRIAVRNKDYYAGIKGYMITEVLRELKRKGISQEDVERGGYKIYSTFDKRLMLAAKKAVQENTSGLSSEIHTGLAAVDPRNGRVVAFYGGPNFLKREWNDAFMSEKQAASAFKPYVLAAWLEAGNSLNSYLLGKGPIKAPGTNDIKNSHDIPGGSVNTIRATAESVNTAFVQMGMEVGLEEVVKIAAGAGIGEDNLQKTVKDHAFALTIGSGPVTPVQQAGGYSIFANEGKHFENHVVIKVVDRDKTVVLPESTQHTQVISPDSAADAIVALEQVVKDPRGTGRAAALYDRPVAGKTGTNDENKEAWFVGFTPQLSTAVGMYRQDKKTNAEESLGAEIQGATYPTRVWHAFMAEAMKGKEVIPFPPRANVGTDNNIVPKPTPTPTPSPTPDPFGTEDPGDDGIPEDLGDQQPSPDDQGCLPGDITCDSTGDDTGFPDENGDGGGDGGGGDIGSNGGAPAAVAPDPRGRPSGQRP, encoded by the coding sequence ATGCGCAGGCGCGACCCCGACCCGGCCCCCGGCCGCCGTCCCGAGGCCGCCTTCGAGGACACCCAGGCCATGCTCGCCGCCCAGGCGAGGAGCGAGCGCTCCCCGGGCTCCGGTCCCGGCGGGCGGAGCAGGCGCGGCCGGGCCGGGCGCGCCGTCGCGGCGGAGGACACCGTGGTCTCCGGCGGTCCCGGCGGTCCCGGCGGTCCCGGCGGACGCGGCGGACGCGGACCGGGCGGCCGCGGTCCCGGCGACGGCGACGGCGACGACGAGCCCGACAGCCGGGGATGGAAGCGTTTCGTCCCCAGCTGGAAGATCGTGCTGGCGAGCTTCACGGTCGTCACCGCGGGTGTCTTCGGCATGATCGCGGTCGGCTACGCCAACACGCCCGTCCCCTCGGCCACGGACAAGCAGGACAGCGTGGACGACCAGGGCAGCGTCATCTACTACAGCGACAAGACCCCGCTCGCCCGCCTCGGCGTCAAACGGACGCTGGTGACGATCGACAAGATCCCGCGGCACGTCCAGGACGCGGTGATCGCCGCGGAGAACCGCAGCTTCCGCGAGGACAACGGCATCGACTTCAAGGGCATGGCCAGGTCGCTGTGGAGCACCGTGAGCGGCGAGCAGGTCCAGGGCGCCTCGACCATCACCCAGCAGATGGCCCGTAACTACTACGACGGCCTCAGCCAGGAGCGGTCGATCCAGCGGAAGGTCAAGGAGATCTTCGTCGCGATCAAGCTGGACAAGGAGATCAGCAAAGAGGAGATCCTGACCCAGTATCTCAACACCATCTACTTCGGACGGGGCGCCCACGGCATCCAGGCCGCGGCGCAGGCGTTCTTCAACAAGGACGTCGACAAGCTGACCCCGGAGATGGCGGCCTACCTCGCCGGCCGCATCCAGAACCCCGACGCGTTCGACCGCGCCGAGAACGCCAAGAACCTGGCCTCCACCCAGGAGCGCTACGACTACGTGATCAAGGGCATGGCCCAGATCGACCCGGCCAAGTACGGCTCGCTGCCCGCCAAGTCCCCCACGGCCCCCAAGCGGATCGCCGTCCGCAACAAGGACTACTACGCGGGCATCAAGGGATACATGATCACCGAGGTGCTCCGGGAGCTCAAGCGCAAGGGCATCAGCCAGGAGGACGTCGAGCGGGGCGGCTACAAGATCTACTCCACGTTCGACAAGCGCCTGATGCTGGCGGCCAAGAAGGCGGTCCAGGAGAACACCTCCGGCCTCTCCTCCGAGATCCACACCGGCCTCGCGGCCGTGGATCCCCGCAACGGGCGGGTCGTCGCCTTCTACGGGGGGCCCAACTTCCTCAAGCGCGAGTGGAACGACGCGTTCATGTCCGAGAAGCAGGCGGCGTCGGCGTTCAAGCCCTACGTGCTGGCCGCCTGGCTGGAGGCCGGCAACAGCCTCAACAGCTACCTGCTGGGCAAGGGCCCTATCAAGGCGCCGGGCACCAACGACATCAAGAACTCCCACGACATCCCCGGCGGCTCGGTCAACACCATCAGGGCCACCGCCGAGTCCGTCAACACGGCGTTCGTGCAGATGGGCATGGAGGTCGGCCTGGAGGAGGTCGTCAAGATCGCGGCCGGGGCGGGCATCGGCGAGGACAACCTCCAGAAGACCGTGAAGGACCACGCCTTCGCCCTCACCATCGGCTCCGGCCCGGTCACCCCGGTCCAGCAGGCCGGCGGTTACTCGATCTTCGCCAACGAGGGCAAGCACTTCGAGAACCACGTCGTGATCAAGGTCGTCGACCGCGACAAGACGGTGGTCCTCCCGGAGAGCACCCAGCACACCCAGGTCATCAGCCCCGACAGCGCGGCCGACGCAATCGTCGCCCTGGAGCAGGTCGTCAAGGACCCCCGGGGCACCGGCAGGGCCGCGGCCCTCTACGACCGGCCGGTGGCGGGCAAGACCGGCACCAACGACGAGAACAAGGAAGCGTGGTTCGTCGGGTTCACCCCGCAGCTGTCCACCGCCGTCGGCATGTACCGGCAGGACAAGAAGACGAACGCCGAGGAGTCGCTGGGCGCCGAGATCCAGGGCGCCACGTATCCCACCCGGGTGTGGCACGCCTTCATGGCGGAGGCGATGAAGGGCAAGGAGGTCATCCCCTTCCCGCCGCGCGCCAACGTCGGCACGGACAACAACATCGTCCCCAAGCCCACCCCGACGCCGACCCCGTCGCCCACGCCGGACCCGTTCGGCACCGAGGACCCGGGCGACGACGGCATCCCCGAAGACCTCGGGGACCAGCAGCCCTCGCCTGACGACCAGGGCTGCCTGCCCGGCGACATCACCTGTGACTCCACGGGGGACGACACCGGCTTCCCGGACGAGAACGGCGACGGCGGCGGCGACGGCGGCGGCGGCGACATCGGCAGCAACGGCGGCGCCCCCGCCGCGGTCGCGCCGGACCCCAGGGGCAGACCGTCCGGGCAGCGTCCCTGA
- a CDS encoding PadR family transcriptional regulator: MASGRGGVLELAVLGSLHETPLHGYELRKRLNALLGMFRAFSYGSLYPCLRQLLTDGLIVEDSASDTASAPAESPITLTGRRSKIVYKLTAEGKERLQELLTQAGPSAWEDESFGVHFAFFRHTEAEVRLRILEGRRSRLEERLDGVRTALARTRERLDSYTLELQRHGLESVEREVRWLNELIATERRSSSADEERQSTQEGTSRAPAPGADNTGRHAVPEDK; this comes from the coding sequence GTGGCCAGTGGACGGGGCGGCGTACTGGAGCTCGCCGTGCTCGGGTCGCTGCACGAGACCCCGTTACACGGCTATGAGCTGCGCAAACGGCTCAACGCTCTCCTCGGCATGTTCCGAGCGTTCTCCTACGGTTCGCTCTACCCCTGCCTCCGCCAGCTGCTGACCGACGGGCTCATCGTGGAGGACAGCGCGTCCGACACGGCCTCTGCCCCCGCCGAGAGCCCCATAACGCTCACCGGCCGCCGGTCGAAGATCGTCTACAAGCTGACCGCGGAGGGTAAGGAGCGGCTCCAGGAGTTGCTCACCCAGGCCGGCCCGTCCGCCTGGGAGGACGAGAGCTTCGGAGTCCATTTCGCCTTCTTCAGGCACACCGAGGCCGAGGTGCGCCTGCGCATCCTCGAAGGACGCCGGAGCCGGCTGGAAGAACGCCTCGACGGCGTCCGGACGGCCCTCGCCCGCACACGGGAACGGCTCGACAGCTACACCCTCGAGCTGCAGCGTCACGGTCTGGAGTCGGTCGAACGCGAAGTGCGCTGGTTGAATGAGCTGATCGCCACCGAGCGACGGAGCTCCTCAGCCGACGAAGAGCGGCAGTCCACGCAAGAAGGAACATCCCGGGCGCCCGCGCCCGGAGCAGATAACACGGGACGGCATGCCGTCCCGGAAGACAAATGA